A single Pseudomonas sp. HN11 DNA region contains:
- a CDS encoding amidohydrolase family protein codes for MTSDITPGWLNFHPNPSKPSFQPPTGAVDAHCHVFGPASSFPFAPERKYTPCDASKEQLFALHRRLGFERSVIVQATCHGSDNRALVDALLHSDGRARGVVTLKNTVTDEELRKLHNAGVRGVRFNFVKRLVDFTPRDELQAIAQRIAPLGWHVVVYFEAQDLPELWDFFIGLPLPVVVDHMGRPDVSESVDGPSFGLFLRLLGEHANIWTKVSCPERLSLTGPAALNGESHPYRDAVPFAKKVVDAFPDRVLWGTDWPHPNLKDHMPDDGLLVDVIPRIATTAELQRKLLVDNPTRLYWA; via the coding sequence ATGACTAGCGATATCACCCCCGGCTGGCTTAATTTTCACCCCAATCCCAGTAAGCCATCCTTTCAGCCGCCTACGGGCGCCGTGGATGCTCATTGTCATGTCTTCGGTCCAGCGTCCAGTTTCCCCTTCGCCCCCGAAAGAAAATACACACCCTGCGACGCGTCCAAAGAGCAGTTGTTCGCCTTGCACCGGCGCCTGGGATTTGAACGTAGCGTGATCGTGCAGGCCACCTGCCACGGCAGTGACAATCGAGCATTAGTCGATGCCTTGCTGCACTCAGACGGCCGGGCTCGTGGCGTCGTGACGCTCAAGAACACGGTGACCGACGAAGAGTTGCGCAAGCTCCATAACGCAGGTGTAAGGGGCGTGCGATTCAACTTCGTCAAGCGTTTGGTGGACTTCACTCCTCGTGATGAGTTACAGGCCATCGCACAGCGTATCGCACCGTTGGGCTGGCACGTGGTGGTGTATTTCGAGGCACAGGATTTACCTGAACTTTGGGATTTCTTCATTGGCTTGCCACTGCCAGTCGTGGTCGACCACATGGGTCGCCCGGACGTCAGTGAAAGCGTCGACGGACCGTCATTCGGCCTGTTCCTGCGCTTGCTCGGCGAACACGCCAATATCTGGACCAAGGTCAGTTGCCCGGAACGCCTGAGCCTTACCGGTCCTGCGGCACTGAATGGCGAATCACATCCGTATCGTGATGCGGTTCCGTTTGCCAAAAAGGTCGTCGACGCGTTTCCGGACCGGGTGCTCTGGGGGACCGACTGGCCTCACCCCAATCTCAAGGATCACATGCCCGATGACGGATTGCTGGTGGACGTCATTCCGCGCATAGCGACCACAGCCGAGCTGCAACGCAAGCTGCTGGTCGACAACCCGACACGTCTGTACTGGGCCTGA
- a CDS encoding IS256 family transposase codes for MPTKKKPAREATRDLPSIPKELIDQFVSGPMSAEAIQDASMAFKKALIERALGAELGHHLGYPQGAERPEDSSNQRNGKSGKTVLTDDGPLRLDIPRDRDGSFAPILIPKHERRFTGFDDKIIAMYARGMTVREIRAFLSEQYGTEVSHDFISSVTDAVLEEVAAWQQRPLEPMYPVIFFDALRVKIRDEGLVRNKAIYLALGVLPDGTRDILGIWIETTEGAKFWMKVFNDLKTRGVEDVLIAVTDGLKGMPEALSAVFPETTLQTCIVHLIRNSLDYAGWDKRRELAKALKPIYQALNADLAEQALLAFEAGPWGKQYPTVVAAWKRAWDRVIPFFVFPPAIRKVIYTTNAIESINAQLRKIIKTRGHFPTDDAATKLIWLGLRNITANWGSAAHDWKSAMNQFAILYADRFIRPTW; via the coding sequence ATGCCGACAAAAAAGAAACCGGCCCGTGAGGCCACGCGAGACCTTCCATCCATTCCCAAAGAGCTGATCGACCAGTTCGTCAGCGGTCCGATGAGTGCCGAAGCCATTCAGGACGCCTCGATGGCGTTCAAAAAGGCGCTGATCGAGCGAGCTCTTGGTGCCGAGTTGGGCCACCATCTTGGCTATCCTCAGGGCGCGGAGCGCCCTGAGGATTCGAGCAACCAACGCAATGGCAAGAGTGGCAAAACGGTGCTGACCGATGACGGCCCTTTGCGTCTGGATATTCCCAGAGATCGCGATGGAAGTTTTGCCCCGATCTTGATCCCTAAGCATGAGCGCCGTTTTACAGGCTTTGATGACAAGATCATCGCGATGTATGCCCGAGGTATGACGGTTCGCGAAATCAGGGCGTTTCTCTCGGAACAGTACGGAACAGAAGTCTCCCACGACTTTATCAGTTCCGTCACTGACGCCGTTTTGGAGGAGGTTGCCGCCTGGCAACAGCGACCGCTTGAACCGATGTACCCGGTAATTTTCTTCGATGCATTGCGAGTCAAAATTCGTGACGAAGGCCTGGTGCGCAACAAAGCGATTTACCTGGCACTGGGCGTATTGCCGGACGGAACCCGAGATATCCTGGGCATTTGGATTGAAACAACCGAAGGCGCCAAGTTTTGGATGAAGGTCTTCAACGACCTGAAAACGCGAGGCGTCGAGGACGTCTTGATCGCCGTAACTGACGGTCTCAAAGGCATGCCCGAAGCGCTGAGTGCTGTGTTTCCTGAGACGACGTTGCAGACCTGCATCGTCCATCTGATCCGCAACAGCCTCGATTACGCAGGCTGGGACAAGCGCCGTGAGCTGGCCAAGGCATTGAAGCCGATCTATCAAGCGCTCAATGCTGACCTCGCCGAGCAAGCGCTGCTGGCCTTCGAAGCCGGGCCTTGGGGCAAGCAATATCCCACGGTTGTGGCGGCTTGGAAGCGCGCTTGGGATCGGGTTATCCCGTTCTTCGTGTTTCCCCCGGCGATACGCAAAGTGATCTACACAACCAACGCCATCGAGAGCATCAATGCTCAGTTGCGCAAGATCATCAAGACGCGAGGCCACTTCCCAACGGACGATGCCGCGACGAAGCTGATTTGGCTGGGTTTACGCAATATCACCGCGAACTGGGGCAGTGCAGCCCATGACTGGAAGAGCGCGATGAATCAATTTGCGATCCTGTACGCAGATCGATTTATCAGGCCGACCTGGTAA
- a CDS encoding RidA family protein codes for MNNDPRPQWLPLSEVVDPLNSTLQTLYPTAPQTFMEPAQFQLSIRDGELLWVSGQVPRFNQEIRYTGIVGEQLSIEQARDGARLCMANFLSIVAAACDGNLNRVAQVIRITGYVRGTQDFGAQSQVIDAASEVLTALFGERGRHARSAIGVHSLPGGAAVEIEGVVRLRV; via the coding sequence ATGAATAATGATCCTAGACCACAATGGTTGCCGCTGAGCGAGGTCGTAGACCCGCTCAATAGTACGTTGCAGACTTTGTATCCGACCGCGCCCCAGACGTTCATGGAACCTGCGCAATTCCAACTGAGCATCCGCGACGGAGAACTGCTTTGGGTATCTGGGCAGGTACCGCGATTCAATCAGGAAATCCGCTATACAGGTATCGTTGGAGAGCAACTATCCATAGAACAGGCGCGCGATGGCGCACGCCTGTGTATGGCGAACTTCCTCTCCATTGTCGCGGCAGCTTGCGATGGCAATCTTAATCGGGTTGCACAGGTGATTCGGATCACAGGTTATGTACGGGGCACACAGGATTTCGGCGCGCAGTCGCAAGTGATCGACGCCGCATCTGAAGTGCTGACAGCGCTTTTCGGTGAGCGTGGGCGGCATGCGCGATCCGCTATTGGTGTGCATTCACTACCAGGTGGCGCGGCGGTGGAGATTGAAGGTGTGGTGCGATTACGCGTATGA
- a CDS encoding antibiotic biosynthesis monooxygenase family protein: protein MIYEIALLPVHKERIEAFRDAFAEVAPLLSRAKGHLGHMLAQGIETPERFNLIVRWESLEDHTPGFEASEDHRVFMLGLEEFFSEEPQVYHIEGGGFVD, encoded by the coding sequence ATGATCTACGAGATCGCTCTACTCCCTGTTCACAAAGAACGCATCGAAGCATTCAGGGATGCATTTGCCGAAGTCGCTCCGCTGCTCAGTCGTGCGAAAGGCCATTTGGGCCACATGCTCGCGCAAGGGATTGAAACACCTGAGCGATTCAACCTGATTGTGCGTTGGGAGTCACTGGAGGATCACACGCCGGGTTTTGAGGCGAGTGAGGATCACCGGGTGTTCATGCTGGGGTTGGAAGAGTTTTTCTCGGAGGAACCGCAGGTGTATCACATTGAGGGAGGCGGTTTTGTCGACTAA
- the ligA gene encoding protocatechuate 4,5-dioxygenase subunit alpha: MNRPKDYDDIPGTYVFDGSHHRKGYALNMFCKSLDLAENREAFRRDPLGYLQRHPMTEQQHAAVMKREWLEMLRLGGNIYYTFKLAIFDGLSMQQAGAAMSGNGMSLEAFQKMMLEGGRSIAGNRSKKEQSHG; this comes from the coding sequence ATGAACCGGCCAAAAGACTACGACGACATACCCGGCACTTATGTGTTCGACGGCAGCCACCATCGTAAAGGGTATGCGCTGAACATGTTCTGCAAGTCCTTGGACCTGGCTGAAAACCGGGAAGCGTTTCGCCGCGACCCCTTGGGTTACTTGCAGCGTCACCCTATGACCGAACAACAACACGCCGCAGTGATGAAGCGCGAATGGCTGGAGATGTTGAGGCTGGGTGGAAACATTTATTACACCTTCAAATTGGCCATTTTTGATGGTTTGAGCATGCAGCAGGCCGGCGCAGCTATGTCCGGCAATGGAATGTCTCTTGAGGCCTTTCAGAAAATGATGCTCGAGGGAGGTCGCTCCATCGCCGGCAACCGCAGTAAGAAGGAGCAATCGCATGGCTAA
- a CDS encoding 4-oxalomesaconate tautomerase, with the protein MTQTSIPCLFMRGGTSRGPFFDRADLPDDIPTRDRVLLAIMGSPDRRQIDGLGGAHPLTSKVGIVSISNAPGVDLEFLFAQLQPDSDRVDTTANCGNMLAAVVPFALERGLVNAQGDTTTLRVLTLNTGMQCDITVQTPSSDGVRYVEYSGATRIDGVPKQAAPIGINFLETAGSVCAGLLPTGNRCDRITLPDGLSLDVTCIDNGMPMVLIPASALGRTGSEPTSSLNADDELKTRLEALRLVCGELMGLGDVSARNYPKMCLIASPLQGGSIVTRCFIPHVCHDAIGVLAAVTVATACVLKHTVADGLAEVSGGLQQTVSVEHPTGEFTLQLGLEASPDGRDPNVTSATLLRTARLLMRGEVFIPHAVWPGFVN; encoded by the coding sequence ATGACTCAAACTTCGATCCCCTGCCTGTTCATGCGTGGAGGTACTTCACGCGGACCGTTTTTCGACCGGGCCGATCTGCCGGACGACATCCCTACCCGTGATCGCGTCCTGCTCGCCATCATGGGCTCCCCCGATCGTCGACAGATCGACGGCCTGGGCGGCGCCCATCCGCTCACCAGTAAAGTGGGCATTGTTAGCATCAGCAATGCTCCTGGAGTGGATCTGGAATTTCTTTTCGCACAACTCCAACCTGACAGTGATCGAGTCGATACCACGGCCAACTGCGGCAACATGCTCGCCGCCGTGGTGCCGTTTGCCTTGGAGCGCGGATTGGTTAATGCCCAAGGCGATACGACAACATTGCGTGTGCTCACACTCAACACGGGAATGCAGTGTGACATCACGGTACAGACACCCAGTTCCGATGGAGTGCGGTATGTCGAATATTCGGGAGCTACACGTATTGATGGTGTGCCGAAGCAGGCCGCTCCTATTGGTATCAATTTTCTAGAAACCGCCGGATCGGTCTGTGCGGGTTTACTGCCTACCGGCAATCGGTGTGATCGAATCACGTTACCGGATGGCCTCTCTCTAGACGTGACTTGCATTGACAATGGCATGCCAATGGTACTGATTCCCGCCAGTGCACTAGGGCGCACAGGGTCTGAACCAACGTCATCGCTCAATGCCGATGACGAGCTCAAGACCCGGCTGGAGGCGTTACGGCTGGTGTGCGGTGAGTTGATGGGCCTGGGAGATGTCAGCGCGCGTAACTACCCGAAAATGTGCCTGATTGCCTCTCCTCTGCAAGGCGGCAGCATCGTCACCCGTTGCTTTATTCCCCATGTATGTCACGACGCTATCGGTGTCTTGGCCGCCGTCACCGTCGCAACCGCGTGCGTCCTCAAGCACACGGTGGCTGACGGACTGGCCGAGGTTTCCGGCGGGCTGCAACAGACCGTCAGCGTGGAACACCCGACAGGCGAATTCACTCTGCAACTGGGCCTGGAGGCTTCCCCCGACGGTCGCGACCCAAACGTGACGAGTGCCACCCTGTTGCGAACCGCTCGGCTGTTGATGCGGGGTGAGGTATTCATTCCGCACGCCGTCTGGCCTGGATTCGTGAACTGA
- a CDS encoding MFS transporter: MNNAADILDAIKKGKMSSYQILIVALCTLIAGLDGFDVLVVAYTGPAISINWGLAPTDLGLLFSAGLAGMGLGAVAVAPIGDIVGRKPTIMFCMVLLLVGMGLSAFTSGLGELAFMRLVTGIGIGGILANVNIMVTEYSSARRKALCVSLMALGYPVGATLGGIFSVFLIQAYGWQSVYLFGAGAAALLLPLIWIAMPESVDYLIAKKPANALERCNRILSKMGMPNLDLLPAHHSVTGAKPGLIALLGNGDMVSRLFFTSVVYFTVMMTCYFLLSWTPQILTRSGMTQTMGISGSLLMNLGGIAGCLVYGFLAQKLGPRALAAAFMVGLVITSVSFAAAPGASILLLVTAVAVGFCLFSAVNSLYVLVPGVFPVQVRSTGTGIAMGAGRLGAVAGPLLAGYLIGLGLDKTMYIAILSAPMIIASIVLVKLRPFLDAVKKSVDISLNPMPAGVSSPFGENSH, encoded by the coding sequence ATGAATAATGCTGCTGATATCTTGGACGCTATCAAAAAGGGAAAAATGAGTAGCTATCAGATTTTGATCGTTGCGCTTTGTACCCTTATTGCTGGCCTGGATGGTTTCGATGTGCTGGTGGTGGCCTACACCGGTCCCGCTATATCAATAAATTGGGGGCTTGCCCCTACCGACCTTGGCCTTCTGTTCAGTGCTGGGCTGGCAGGAATGGGCCTTGGCGCTGTAGCGGTTGCTCCGATCGGCGACATTGTGGGACGAAAGCCAACGATAATGTTTTGCATGGTCCTTTTATTGGTAGGGATGGGGTTATCTGCATTTACAAGCGGACTCGGCGAGCTGGCCTTCATGCGTTTGGTCACTGGGATTGGCATTGGTGGAATTCTGGCCAACGTAAACATCATGGTGACTGAGTATTCGTCAGCCCGCCGAAAAGCATTGTGCGTTTCACTTATGGCGCTCGGTTATCCAGTAGGCGCTACGTTGGGTGGGATCTTTTCTGTGTTTCTCATCCAAGCCTACGGATGGCAGTCGGTGTACCTGTTCGGGGCCGGCGCAGCAGCGTTGTTGCTTCCTCTGATCTGGATTGCCATGCCAGAGTCGGTCGACTACCTGATCGCTAAAAAACCGGCCAACGCTTTGGAACGTTGCAACCGGATATTATCGAAGATGGGGATGCCAAATCTGGACCTGCTTCCCGCTCATCACTCCGTAACGGGCGCTAAACCTGGTTTGATTGCACTACTTGGGAATGGCGATATGGTCAGTCGCTTATTTTTTACCAGCGTCGTTTATTTCACTGTGATGATGACGTGTTATTTCCTCCTTAGCTGGACGCCCCAAATTCTCACCCGCAGTGGTATGACTCAGACCATGGGGATTTCCGGATCTCTTTTAATGAACTTGGGCGGTATAGCAGGCTGCTTGGTCTATGGCTTTTTGGCCCAAAAACTCGGACCTAGAGCTTTGGCTGCAGCGTTTATGGTAGGGCTGGTCATAACCTCCGTGTCGTTCGCCGCGGCACCAGGGGCAAGCATATTGCTGCTAGTGACGGCAGTTGCCGTCGGCTTCTGCTTGTTCTCCGCGGTCAATTCGCTCTACGTATTGGTCCCTGGTGTCTTTCCCGTACAGGTGCGAAGTACTGGTACAGGCATTGCTATGGGCGCTGGCCGCCTTGGTGCGGTAGCGGGTCCCCTTTTAGCTGGTTATCTGATAGGGCTGGGACTGGATAAAACCATGTACATCGCGATTCTATCGGCACCGATGATCATCGCATCGATTGTTCTAGTGAAGCTGCGCCCCTTCCTGGATGCCGTGAAAAAAAGCGTTGATATCTCACTTAATCCGATGCCGGCGGGCGTCAGCAGCCCTTTCGGTGAGAACAGTCATTAG
- a CDS encoding alpha/beta fold hydrolase has product MKVLPGLARHARIMPVDFSEDDQIEKMAERVLDIAPDRFSLAGHSMGARVALEVYHRAPQRITRIALLSTGVHPVKPGESKLRQALVDIAYQHGMAAVMERWLPPMLLAMHAQNADFVEPLREMVLRMTPDILARQIKALLNRADASQQLLDITCPTLIGVGRQDAWSPVAQHEFIACRVTGSHFRVFEKSGHMAPFEAPLQVENALVDWLRLSHS; this is encoded by the coding sequence ATGAAGGTGCTGCCAGGCCTGGCACGGCACGCTCGAATCATGCCGGTTGACTTCAGTGAGGACGACCAAATAGAGAAAATGGCCGAGCGGGTGCTGGATATAGCTCCCGATAGGTTTTCGCTCGCAGGTCACTCGATGGGGGCGCGAGTCGCACTCGAAGTCTACCATCGCGCCCCTCAGCGAATCACTCGTATCGCACTGCTCAGTACGGGTGTGCATCCCGTAAAGCCTGGTGAGAGTAAACTGCGCCAGGCCTTGGTGGATATTGCGTATCAACACGGCATGGCCGCAGTGATGGAGCGTTGGCTACCGCCTATGTTGCTCGCCATGCATGCTCAAAATGCCGATTTCGTGGAGCCACTCCGTGAAATGGTTTTACGTATGACGCCAGACATACTGGCGCGCCAGATCAAGGCTTTGTTGAATCGAGCGGATGCGTCACAGCAGCTGCTGGACATCACTTGCCCAACGCTGATTGGGGTTGGTAGGCAAGATGCCTGGAGCCCTGTAGCGCAGCATGAATTCATCGCCTGTCGAGTTACCGGTTCGCATTTCAGGGTGTTCGAGAAAAGTGGCCACATGGCACCCTTTGAGGCACCGCTACAGGTCGAAAACGCTTTAGTCGATTGGTTGAGATTGAGCCACTCCTGA
- a CDS encoding Gfo/Idh/MocA family oxidoreductase, with translation MTDSNMGARVRIALVGLGAFGRKHLDVLANIETVVVTALVGIDPAQNQLLAAHYGIDRTYRDLDSALADVNIDALILCTPTPLHASQAIRCLEAGKHVLVEIPMADNLQDAERLLQVSAKSPCVAMVGHTRRFNPSHQWLHQQIGEDRLRLQHLVVSTHFMRRENLNAEGQPRQWTDSLLWHHAAHTVDLFQYQTNSEVVAWNVLEGPLDSQLGIAMDLSLQLKSSNGALCSLSLSFNNEGPFGSHFRFIGDRGTYLARYDELSDGYGVPVDLSSTGLYADGIELQDREFVDAIRNDREPRSSVSSVMNCYRLLGAIQDSMPDRIGFTPPMDRGSY, from the coding sequence ATGACTGATTCAAACATGGGTGCCCGAGTGCGAATTGCACTGGTGGGGCTCGGCGCTTTCGGGCGTAAACATCTCGACGTGTTAGCGAACATCGAGACCGTTGTAGTCACAGCACTGGTGGGCATCGACCCGGCACAAAACCAATTGCTCGCAGCCCACTATGGTATTGACCGGACTTATCGCGATCTCGATTCTGCGCTGGCTGATGTAAATATCGATGCGTTGATTCTATGCACACCCACGCCCTTGCATGCTTCCCAGGCCATACGGTGCCTGGAGGCTGGCAAGCATGTGCTGGTGGAAATTCCAATGGCGGATAACCTACAGGATGCCGAACGCCTGCTGCAGGTAAGCGCCAAAAGCCCTTGCGTCGCTATGGTTGGGCACACGCGGCGCTTCAATCCTTCCCATCAGTGGCTTCATCAGCAGATAGGTGAGGACCGTCTACGCCTGCAGCATCTCGTGGTTTCCACGCACTTCATGCGCCGTGAGAATCTAAACGCCGAAGGCCAGCCTAGACAATGGACCGACAGTTTGTTGTGGCATCACGCTGCACATACAGTCGACCTTTTCCAGTATCAAACAAACAGTGAAGTCGTTGCTTGGAACGTGCTGGAAGGTCCTCTGGATTCGCAACTGGGGATCGCCATGGATCTTTCATTGCAACTCAAGAGCAGCAACGGCGCGTTATGCAGCTTAAGCCTGAGCTTCAATAACGAAGGCCCCTTTGGCAGTCATTTTCGCTTTATCGGTGATCGAGGTACCTACCTCGCCCGTTATGACGAATTGAGCGATGGCTATGGGGTGCCTGTCGACCTGTCGAGTACCGGGCTATATGCCGATGGGATCGAATTGCAGGATCGGGAATTCGTCGATGCGATACGCAACGATCGCGAACCACGCTCCAGTGTGAGCAGCGTTATGAATTGCTATCGATTGCTGGGCGCGATACAGGATTCGATGCCCGACCGTATAGGTTTCACCCCGCCTATGGACCGCGGCTCTTACTGA
- a CDS encoding class III extradiol dioxygenase subunit beta, with translation MAKLIGGIGTSHVPAIGAAIDHGKTGEPYWKPLFDGVEPARAWIAEHKPDVCIVVYNDHASQFDLSLIPTFALGMGATFDIHDEGYGPRPVPQVQGDPELAWHLAESLILDEFDMTLVSDMTVDHGLTVPLSLAYGQPEAWPCKVIPLCVNVIQYPPPTGNRCFQLGRALRRAIDSYDKDIKVAIFGTGGMSHQLQGERAGLTNREYDLKWLDQFVSDPVTLLTIGHTEYLRETGSEGIELVMWLIMRGAMNERVREMHRFHHIPVSNTAYGLLVLEND, from the coding sequence ATGGCTAAATTAATTGGCGGAATAGGTACATCCCATGTCCCGGCCATCGGCGCAGCAATCGACCACGGAAAGACTGGCGAGCCTTATTGGAAACCCTTGTTCGACGGAGTCGAACCTGCACGAGCGTGGATAGCCGAGCACAAACCGGACGTCTGTATCGTTGTTTATAACGACCACGCTTCGCAGTTCGATCTGTCGCTGATTCCAACTTTTGCCCTCGGTATGGGGGCAACGTTTGATATTCATGATGAGGGTTACGGGCCGCGGCCTGTGCCTCAGGTACAAGGTGATCCTGAACTTGCCTGGCACCTTGCTGAGTCTCTGATTCTCGATGAATTTGACATGACTCTGGTGTCTGATATGACCGTCGACCATGGGTTGACGGTGCCTCTATCGTTGGCTTACGGCCAACCAGAGGCATGGCCGTGCAAGGTGATCCCATTGTGCGTGAACGTCATTCAATACCCGCCACCCACCGGTAACCGTTGCTTCCAATTGGGCAGAGCGCTACGGCGTGCCATCGACAGTTATGACAAAGATATCAAGGTGGCCATCTTCGGTACCGGCGGTATGTCACATCAGCTACAGGGTGAACGAGCAGGATTGACCAACCGGGAGTACGACCTCAAGTGGCTGGATCAATTTGTCAGTGATCCGGTGACCCTCCTCACCATCGGGCATACCGAGTACCTGCGTGAAACCGGCTCCGAAGGTATCGAGCTCGTGATGTGGTTGATCATGCGGGGCGCTATGAATGAGCGCGTACGCGAGATGCATCGCTTCCATCACATCCCCGTCTCCAACACAGCTTATGGTCTGCTGGTGCTGGAAAATGACTGA
- a CDS encoding PhzF family phenazine biosynthesis protein, which translates to MPNVHVVEVFKSSQGGGNPAPVVIDAVGLEAEQMMAVARAYGHESGFVLPATSGNDYRFRFFVPRHEMSMCGHATIGTVWLLHTLGKLGSCHLSIETLSGNVSVQIHGKEGEQPFIEISQPAGVVSPINKPELRDSIIHAIGLEPEDILDLPLLNSATSRVKTLIPVKNPERLDAAVPDSTRIEELCEELDSTGFYLFCAHPGKPRQFDSRQFPKSSGYPEDAATGIAATALAFGLLKYEMIKPGPASMLIHQGRAMGRPSDIHVRFDVDETGSPHGCFVGGYSAFAPTEHAHE; encoded by the coding sequence ATGCCCAACGTCCACGTTGTAGAAGTATTCAAATCCAGCCAAGGGGGAGGCAACCCTGCTCCTGTTGTTATCGATGCTGTTGGCCTTGAAGCTGAACAGATGATGGCAGTTGCGCGAGCCTACGGTCATGAAAGTGGTTTTGTGCTCCCCGCAACCTCCGGTAACGACTATCGATTCCGTTTTTTTGTACCACGGCATGAGATGAGCATGTGCGGGCATGCTACCATTGGTACGGTCTGGCTTCTACATACGCTTGGTAAACTGGGCAGTTGTCATCTGTCCATAGAAACGCTGAGCGGTAATGTATCGGTGCAAATACATGGGAAAGAGGGCGAACAACCTTTCATTGAGATTTCCCAGCCCGCAGGGGTCGTTAGCCCAATAAACAAGCCAGAATTACGCGACTCTATTATTCACGCCATTGGTCTTGAGCCCGAAGACATCCTTGACCTGCCATTGCTGAACTCGGCGACAAGCCGGGTCAAAACACTGATCCCGGTAAAAAACCCGGAAAGGTTGGACGCGGCAGTACCTGACTCGACCCGGATCGAAGAACTGTGTGAGGAGTTGGACTCAACTGGTTTCTATCTTTTTTGCGCTCATCCAGGCAAACCTCGGCAGTTTGACAGTCGTCAATTCCCGAAATCTTCAGGCTATCCGGAAGATGCGGCTACTGGCATTGCTGCGACCGCACTTGCATTTGGTTTGCTTAAGTACGAAATGATAAAGCCCGGCCCCGCTTCGATGCTTATCCACCAGGGGCGGGCAATGGGGCGTCCATCAGACATCCACGTGCGCTTTGATGTGGACGAAACTGGGAGTCCACATGGATGCTTCGTCGGCGGCTACAGCGCTTTTGCTCCGACTGAACACGCACATGAATAA
- a CDS encoding AraC family transcriptional regulator, translating into MTHLSLKLKGISSDVFRFETSDSSGYAKDWHTHDCHMLLLPRLGGLFVSTESSRTSLLARQSFSLIPADFAHATQAAPGREKHMTLYVDSSYVERQGRLSGYEGFAQQVQRSGIWQGNEALDSILRLHDLLLDSASPEAFQRQLPHLNHLLFEECARLITCQRTQPKPAERQQHALLVRDIQRYVRENLETDLTVESIGYEFHLSRRHLTRVFKAFADETLLDFTNRTRVETAARLVATTSLSILDVSLAVGLDSPSYLARLFKRYLGLTPSELRKAR; encoded by the coding sequence ATGACCCATCTTTCGCTCAAGCTAAAGGGTATCTCATCCGACGTTTTCCGTTTCGAGACCAGCGACAGCAGCGGTTACGCCAAGGACTGGCACACTCATGATTGTCATATGCTGTTGTTACCACGTCTGGGTGGGCTGTTCGTATCGACCGAGAGCAGTCGGACCAGCCTTCTGGCGCGCCAGTCGTTTTCCTTGATACCGGCAGATTTTGCACACGCCACCCAGGCGGCGCCAGGGCGAGAAAAACATATGACCCTTTATGTGGACTCATCTTACGTCGAGCGTCAGGGGCGGCTGAGCGGATATGAGGGTTTTGCTCAGCAGGTTCAACGCTCGGGCATCTGGCAAGGAAACGAGGCGCTGGATAGCATCTTGCGCTTGCACGACCTGCTTCTGGACAGCGCCTCCCCGGAGGCCTTCCAACGTCAATTACCCCACCTCAATCATTTACTCTTTGAGGAGTGTGCGAGGCTTATCACTTGTCAGCGAACCCAACCGAAGCCGGCTGAACGCCAGCAACATGCATTGCTGGTGCGCGATATTCAGCGGTATGTTCGGGAGAACTTGGAAACCGATTTGACGGTTGAATCGATTGGCTATGAATTTCACCTTTCACGACGTCATCTTACGCGTGTCTTCAAGGCATTCGCGGACGAAACCCTACTGGATTTCACCAACCGCACCCGCGTGGAAACTGCCGCCCGGCTTGTCGCAACCACTTCACTATCGATCTTGGACGTGAGCCTTGCGGTAGGTCTGGACTCTCCTTCGTATCTCGCCCGTTTATTCAAACGCTACCTGGGCCTGACTCCCAGCGAGCTGCGTAAGGCCAGATAA